From the Sphingobium yanoikuyae genome, the window CCGTCACTCAATATCGTGCGGCTCGACATCGCAGAACCGCCGATGATCCCCAACGCGCCCAATATCGGCGTGCGGTTCCTGATGATGACGATGGTGGCCCTCATGCTCGCAATCGGCTCGGTCATCCTCGCCGAATGGCTCAGCCCGCGCGTCCGCAGTCGTAACACCGTCACCTATCTTACCGGCGTGCCGTTGCTTGGTCAGGCAGACCTGCGCGTCAACGGCAAGCAACTCCGTATCGAAGGAGGCAATTGGTCATGAGGCTTCGCTCGACTGAACCGGTAGAGGATGTCTATCCCGGCCTGCCGCCGACTTACGATGGCGATCCGGGCGAGGAGACGGCGGCGGTCCACGCCAATGTCGATCCCGCAATCGCGGTGATCCACGCCCCCAGCGCAATGCTGGCGGAACAAGCGCGGGACATCCAGTCGACCCTGTCTGCAATGCGCCATCCCGACGGTCGCGCGCCCGGCTCTATCGCGGTCATCGCAATCGAGGCGAGCGAGCAGGCGGCAATATTGACCGCGAATATCGCGGTCTCGGCAGCCCTGAGCGGTCTGCGCACCTTGATCGTCGACATGGAGCATTCCGGCTTCGTTCAACATCGCCTGCTTGGCATGAATGCACGAACCGGCTCGCCGGACGACATGGATGAGCCATTTCAGCTGGTCCAGCCGAGCAGTATCCGTTCATTGTTCGTCATGGCCGCTCCCCAGCAGGATGGCTGCGCCATCGACGGCAGTCCGCTTGCGCCACTGTCGCAACGCCTGTCGTCGCTGACGGCTCACTTCGATCTGTGCCTGGTCGACGCCAGCCATATCGACGATCTCGCTCATGCGGCAGGCAGCGCCGATTGCGCGATCGTTGCGGTCCAGCGCGATCAGACATCGACCAGCGAGCTCAAGGCCGTGATCAACAAGATGACCATGCTGAACACGGTGCTGATCGGCACCATCATGCTGATCTAGCGGTCAGCGATCGGTCGGCACCAAGGGGGTATGATATGAAAATCGCCCATATTTCCCGACAATATCATCCCGGACTCGGCGGGCTGGAAAGCTTCACCCGAAATCTGTGCCGCGAACAGGCTCGCGCCGGGCACCAGGTCAGGATGATCACCCTGGACCGCATCTTCGACGGCGACGACGCACCCTTGCCGCGATCCGAAATCATCGACGATGTCGAGGTTGTCCGGATACCCTACCGGGGTGGACGTCGCTATCCGCTCGCACCATCCGTGCTGCACCATCTGGACGATTGCGACATCGTCCATGTCCACGCCGTCGATTTCTTCGCCGACTATCTGGCGCTGACCCGGCTGCTGCATCGCAAACCGCTGGTCCTGTCCACGCATGGCGGCTTCTTTCATACCGGCTATGCCCGTCGATTGAAGCAATTCTATTTTCACAGCATGACCCGTCTCTCACTGGCTGGATATCGGGCGATCATTGCCTGCAGCGAAGCGGACTATGAGACGTTCGCCAAGGTCAATCGTCGCGCACTCACGCTGGTCGAAAATGGCGTGGACACGGTCAAGTTCGCCGGTCTTGCGCAATCGCCTTCCACCGAGCATCGCTTCATCTATTTCGGCCGGATCGCGCCGAACAAGCGGATCGACCTGTTGATCCGCTGGTTTGCGCATCTGCACCGGCTGGACCGGAAGGCCAGGCTGATCATCGCGGGAAAGCCGATGGGTGTCACCTTCGCCGATCTGCAACAGATCGTCGAACAGCTCGGTTTGGGCGATCTGGTGGAATTTCATGACAGCCCCAGCGACGAGGCGCTGCAGGCGCTGATTGCCCGTAGTACCATCTTCGCATCGCCGAGCGCCTATGAAGGTTTCGGTATTTCCCTGATCGAGGGGGTGTCCGCCGGGCTTTATCCAGTCGTCAGCGACATCCCGGCGCATCGCCGCTCCTGCGTCAAACTCGATACCGGCAGCCTGATCGATTTCGCCGATCCGCTGTCCGCTGCGCGCACCCTGCAGGACATTCGCAAGGCGCAGCAACGCTCACCCTCCCCCACCACTGCCGCAGGTCTGCTCGCTTATGGTTGGCCGGGCGTGAGCGCCAGGATCTCGGCCATCTACGAACATATTCTGGGACGTCAGACCCGCCAGATCGGGCCGCTTCGCCTTGCCGTTCTTTCGGAGAGCGACGCGCTGAAAGCCGTTTCCGATCTGATCAGGGACCAGTCGCCGCGCGTGGTCGCATTCGGCAATGCCCATCTGATCAACCAGGCACGGCGGGTCGAGGGCGTCGCTGCCGCACTGAACGACGCGCTGGTCCTTAATGACGGCGTCGGCGTCGATATCGCAAGCCGCCTCCGCTACGGGGACTCCTTCCCGCACAATCTGAACGGCACGGACTTCATTCCCCAGTTGCTGAAGAGCTACCCGGACCGCCTCCGGCTATTTCTGGTAGGCGCAGCCCCCGGCATCGCGGAACGTGCAGCCGCCATTCTGGAAGAGCGTCATCCCCATATTCGCATAGTCGGCACCCTCCATGGCTTCTTCGACCCGCAAGAGGAGGAGCATCTGAGCCGCCATATTCGGGAAAGCGGCGCGGATCTGGTAATCGCAGCCATGGGGAACCCCCGCCAGGAATTGTGGGCGGCCAAATGGGCATCCCATATCGGCCGCCCCATATTGTGCGCGGGCGCCCTGCTCGATTTCACCGCCGGCCATGTCCCGCGCGCGCCTGGCTGGCTGCGCCGCATGCGCATGGAATGGATATTCCGGCTCATGAACGAACCGACCCGACTGGCAGACCGCTATTTGCGCGGCAATGTCACCTTCCTCATGAATGCCATCCGTGACGCCAGGGGTGGCTACTCGGACGGGCCGATCCCGCCGCCATCGCCCCACTCCCACACTGTCCGCAACGCCGATGCCGCCTGATCTCGTGCCGCCGAACCCAAGAGAGCTGCGCCGGATCGCGGTCATCATCCCCTATTTCCAGCGTGAACGGGGTATCCTGCAACAGGCCCTCCGCTCGATCGTTGCGCAAACATTCACCGCGCCCACCGAGGTGGAGCTCCTCATAATCGACGACAGTTCGCCCATCCCTGTGCTGGACGAACTGGCAGACATGGAATTGCCACCCTGGCTGAATCTCCGGACCATGCTGCAATCGAACGCCGGCCCCGCTGCTGCGCGCAATCACGGCCTTGATCAGATCGGACCCGACATCGACTATGTCGCCTTCCTGGACTCCGATGACAGTTGGGCGCCAGATCATCTGCAACAAGGCGTGGACGCGCTCGAACTGGGGCATGATTTCTATTTCTGCGACAGCGCTATGCCGCCCTCCAGCCTGTTCGCCTCGCTGACACTCTTTGCGCAGGGCGCCAATGAGGATGCGTTCGAACCCCTGCCTCTGGGCGGGCAGATCTATCGCCTGCAGCCCGACCGCGCGGGGCAATTCATGGTGCAGGAATATCTCTGCCAGACATCTGCCGTAATCCTGCGCCGCAGGGCGATGCGCGATCTCCGGTTCGAGGAACGGCTTCGCTATGCCGGCGAGGACTGGCTGATGTGGGTGCGGCTGGCGCACAGCGTTGAGGGGATCTGCTTCTCCAGGCTGGCCAAGGCCCAGCGTGGAGAAGGTATCAATCTCTATCGCGATGCGCATGAGCGGCTTGGTGCCAAAAATCTGCGCCGCCTCATGTCGATGGTGCTCGCCAATCGCTTGATGAGGGTCACGCCGGGCATCAGCGCTGCTGCCGCGCGCCTGACCGATCAGCGCATCGAAATCTTGCGCCTAGAGATGGCGGCGATCCTGCTTCACCCACGTGTCTATCAGGGCCTGAAAAATGGTGAGCAGCGTCGCATCATCCTGGATGCCTATCGGCTCATGAACGTCTCGCTGCTGCCATTATGGCGCGGCATCATCATTCGAAAGATGCGCTGGCACAGCCCCCGTCTGGACGAGGCCATGACATGAAACTCTTCTACTATCGCGCCAAGGAAGGGAATTTTGGCGACGACCTCAACGGCTGGCTGTGGGAGGAGCTTGCTCCAGGCCGTTGGTCCGACGAAGCCGATACGCTGTTCTGCGGCATCGGCACGATCATCGGCAATCATATGCCGCCCGCATCGCGAATCAGAATTTTCTCGAGCGGCCTGGGCTATAGGCCGGTGCCCGAGGATTTCTCGACTGACCGCTGGGATGTGGTGGCATTACGCGGCCCGCTCACGGCGCGCGTCCTCAACCGCCCGGAACGGGCGATTGCCGATGGCGCGCTGCTGCTTTCCACGCTGGATCGGCTCAGGCCCCTACCCGAAGCGGAGCGCGGCCGGCCCATCTTCATTCCCCACTACGAAGCGATGGATGAAGGCGACTGGGCTGCCGCCTGCGCTACCGCCGACGTCAAGCTGGTGGACCCGCGGCAATGCGCACATCAGGTCATCGACGAAATCCGCCGGTCACGGCTGGTCATCGCCGATTCGATGCACGCCGCGATCATCGCCGATACGCTGCGCGTACCCTGGGTTCCGGTCTCCAGTTCGGGAAGGATCAACAGCTTCAAATGGCTCGACTGGTCGCTTTCCCTCAACTTGCCCTATGAACCGCGAATATTGCCTACCGCGACGTTGGACACTGCCTATCGCGACGGCGTCCGGCGCCTGGTCGGTGAACATTATCGACTTGCGCATCCTGATGCAGAAGGCGCACTTGCGCACCAAAGGCAGATGACCCGTCGTGAACAGCGGCCCTGGTGGATGTCCGTGCGGCCAAAACTGAAATATCATCTGCTCGCCCTGCCGCGGCGTCTGCCACAACCACCCGCGGTCGCGCGGCGTATCGCTACATGGAACCGACGGCAACACAGCCGCATCGCCTCTGCACTTGAACAATTGAAGAGTGAGGCGGGATTTCTGAGCGACGATCGGATCTTTGCCAACCGTGTCGATCAGCTCAGCGTCGAATTCGACAAGCTGGTGCGTTCGGGCTGAACTATCCGCGCCATCTGCGCGCGATGGTGCCAGCGGCGGATCAGATGGCGTCCCAGCATGGGCCAGTTGCTCCAGTCCGTCATCATAGCCTCCAGCAATGCCATCGGCTTGCGTGCGCGAAGATGCGGATAGACGCGGTTCCAGCTATGCTGCTGCCTAATCGCGCTGGCGCGACGGGCCAACAACCGAGACAGAACACGATCATCCCGAACGCGGGGCAGATCCAGCATGGCAAGACTATGGGCGCGCATTGCATCCAGGTTCAGTAATGTCCGGGATTGCCCCGATCCCTGATCCGAAATGGAGCCCTGCCGCTGAGTGAACAGATAATGCGGCTCTGCACTCAGAATGAAACGACCGTCTGCCAGCAGGCAATCGATGATGAAGGCGAAATCTTCGCCGTGCCGCAACTGGGGCGGGTAGCGCAGGCAACGGGTCGTCAGGAAGCGGCGACGAAAGATCGGCTTGAGCTGGCCGAAATCGAACGGCGAGCGCCCTGTGATCGCGTTGCGGACGAATTCGGCCGGTCGGATATGCCGGATCGGCTCCGCTGTCCGCGACAATGCCGTGCCAACCACTGCTCCGGCGTGCCAATCATAGAAAAACAGATTGTCCGCGACCAGATCGGCGTCATGCCGATCGCCGAGCGCGGTCAGATGAACCAGCCTGCCCGGTGCGAAGGCATCATCGGCGTCCAGTATCGCGATCCATTCGCCCCGCGCGGCCCCAATCCCCAGATTCCGCGCGACCGAAGGCCCACCATTGGCCTCGCTTAGCACCAGTCGCACCCGTGGGTCCTGCTCCATCAACCGTTCGGCGATTGCCACGGTTTTGTCGCCGGACGCGTCATCGACGATGATCACCTCCACCGGAAGTTTCTGCGCAAGCGCAGATTGCACCGCGCGATCCAGGCTGTCCTCGGCGTTGAACGCCGCAATCACGACACTGACAAGGGGGAGCACAGGAGCAATCGCGGGATTTTGCATAGGTGTTATGCCTTACTCGAAAGCGATAATAAGCTTCGATATACCAATCGATGAAACCGCAACGAATTGAGGAATTTCACCTAGTGGAATTATCTGACACACCCAACGTTGCAATATACAGAAGAGGCTTCCTTCCTCTTTCTGAAACCTTCATATCAGACCACATACAGGGCCTTAATAGATATAATCCGATCATAATAACTGAAAATATACTGAACGGATACTCTATTAACGGCCACACTCCCCATCTGTTGCATCGTGCTCAGGCGGGTAAATATGAAAAAGTCTATAATCGGCTGACCGGCCGATATCGCCATGTCGGCGATGTCCTGTCGGCTTCCTCGACGCGATTGATCCATGCGCATTTCCTGCAGGATGGGGCGAACATCCTGTCCCTTGCCGCGCGACGGAACATACCGCTGGTGGTCACCGCCCATGGCTATGATGCAACGGTGACGGCGCGCGAACATGCGCGCCGCACCGAAGGACTTTGGTATCTGATGCTCAAGCCCTTCCTTCTGCGTTACGCCCATGGCATCATCTGCGTATCCCAGTGGATCAAGCAGTGCCTGCTCGACGCAGGTTATCCCGACCACAAGCTGCGCGTCATTCCGCTGGGTATCGACACGTCCAGCCTGCCGCCGCCACCCGCCGCCCATGGCCGCCGGGGCGCCCTCTTCGTCGGCCGTCTGGTCGAAAAGAAGGGGGTCAATTTCCTGCTCGACGCCTGGGCGAAACTGCCAGAACGCGTCCGAAGCGAACCGCTCACCATTATCGGCGACGGCCCCCTGATGCCCGCCCTGGTCGCCCAGGCCCACCGGCTTGGCATCCAGCCGCATTTCCTGGGCGCACGATCTCGCGCGGAGGTCTTCGCGGCCATGGCCCGTCACCGCATCTTCGCGATGCCGAGCGTGCGCGCGTCAAACGGCGATTCCGAGGGGCTTCCTATCGTGCTGATGGAAGCGCAGGCGATGGGCATGGCGGTAATCGCGTTTGACGATGGCCCGATGCGCGAAGCGATCAAACCCGGCATGACCGGGCTGCTCGCACGATCGCGCAACAGCCACGACTTTGCCGACCATTTGCAAACGCTTCTGGGCGCGCCGGACCTGTGCGGCGATTTTGGCCGAGCCGGCCGGTCCCATGTGGCCGCCAAGTTCGACCTCCGCAACCGCGTAGCCGCCCTGGAAGATTATTATGACGAGATTCTTGCCAGCACGGAGGCCCGTTCATGATCGGACAATCCGCCGCAAAGCCACAGCCGGTTCACGCCGAAGGACACCGCGTCCTCATCATCTCGCGCCATGACTATCGGACCCGGCGCCGCGCGAGCGTGCATTTCGTGGCGCGCCATATGGCGCAACAGGGCCATCAGGTGACCTTCATGTCGATCGGCTACAGCTGGCTGTCGCGCCTGCGTGGCGACAGCCGGGCCGATCTGTTTGATCGCGCCAATGCCTGGGAACAGGTGGATGGGCTGCAAGCCTATCTGTGGCGCAGCGCATGGCATCCGGTGAAGTTGCCGGTCTCGGGCAAGGTGGAATCCTGGCTTTACAGCAAATGGGCCAGAAACCGCTGCACCGCGCTGGACGAAGCGGCAGGCGCGGCGGACATCATCATCGTCGAATCCGGCATTGCGCCGGTATTGCTGAAGCGCATCCGAGCCGTCGCACCCTCGGCGCGGATCGTCTATCGGGCCACGGATCTTCTATCCACCGCCGGCGTGCCTGAATGCATTGAAGACATGCTTTGGCAATCGGAGGCCGATATCGACCTGATCGTGGTCGTCGCCCGCTCCATGCTCCCGCATTTCGAGGCCTTCAGCTGCCCCAAATTATTCATTCCGCATGGCGTCGACACTGCTTTGCTTAATCAGGCAACAGACAATCCCTATGCGACCAAGCGCAACGCGGTCACGGTCGGATCGATGCTGTTCGATGCCGGGGCGATCCGCACCCTCGCGCTGGCACGCCCGGAATTCACCTTCCACACCATCGGATCGCCCAAGAGCGTCTTTCCGACCAATGTGATCCAGCATGACGAGATGCCTTTTGCGCAAACGCTCCCCTATCTCCAGCATGCCGATGTCGGGATCGCGGCCTATCAGCGCGCGGCTGCCGCCGCCTATCTCGCCGATTCCAGCCTCAAACTCCTGCAATATAAGGCAATCGGCCTGCCCGCCGTTTGCCCCGATTTCGCCGTTGGCGACCATGCCCTGCGCTTTGGCTACCGGCCTGATCATCCGCAGGAGATCGTCGAGGCTTTTGATCAGGCGCTGAACGCTGGCCGCAGCCCGGTGGCGAGCAAGGATTGGAGCGACGTGGCCGCCAGGCTCGTCGAGGCTTCTCTTGGCTGAGATTGCCCTTTCTCCGCCGGCTCGCGCGCGGCGCGACGCGGTGCATCGACGCAGCCTGATCCATGACAGGCTCGTCAACTATGTCGCCGCCGGACTGCTGGTCGCCACGGTACTCTTCAATCCGGCCTTGGCCTGGGTCAACGCGCATCTGTTCCCGATGACAGCCGGAATCGTGTCCGCCGCGCAGGCGGGCATAGTTCTGACCGCCCTGCTCGTTGGGATCACACAACCGGTCCAATATAGTTTCCGGTGGCTTGCGCTGACCTGGATCATGGTCGTTTCGGCGCTGCTGACGAGCGCGATCAAGGGATATTTCGAACCCAAGATCCTGGGCGACATATTGTTGATCCCCGCCTTCATCCTGCTTGGAACCCGCATTGAAGGCGCGTTGCTGCGTCAGACAATGTTGTCGTTGCAATTGCTGATCATGTTGGTGGGCCTGTGGGAACTGGCGAGCCCTGGCGGCTTTGGTTCGACCTTTCGCGTGATCGACTATTATGTGCAGACCCGTGGCTATGACGCAGATGCCTTCTGGGCTGGCGGCGACCTGTTTCTCAGTTCGGAACGTCCCGGCGGCCGCATGCTGCTCGACGGCCTTGGCCTGCATCGCGGATCATCGCTGTTTCTGGAGCCGGTATCGCTCGGCAACTGGGCGATCGTCGGCACCATCTTCACGGCAGCCATGTGGCGGTCTCTGTCGAACGGTGCGCGACTATTCATGCTGGTTTCGACGGCGGTGCTGCTGGTCACGTGCGATGGCAGGCTTGCGCTCAGCGTGATCCTGCTCTTCTGCCTCTATCTGCCGATCAGCGCCTATGTTCCGGATCAATGGAGCGTCGCCTATCTGCCGTTGCTGCTTCTCGCATTGGTCGGGGGCGAAGCGCTGGGAATTTTGGCGGAGCATCAAGACAATCTTCCCGGACGGCTCAGCGTCGGGCTCGATGCGCTGCGATCGATGGACCTTGACCAGTTGTTGGGCATCCGCGCGGATCGGGTCCGGTTCGATGACGCCGGCTGGGCCGATTTCGTCCAGGCCCAATCCGTGGTGATCGCGATCGGGCTCTGGTTGGCACTCGCCTGCAGCAGCTTCGGCCGCGATCCCGGCAACCGGATGGCAAAGCATGGCATTATGCTCTTCCTCGCACTCTGCCTGCCCATCAGCAATTCACTGCTGTCAATCAAGACAGCCGCTCTGATGTGGGTCGTCTACGGCTTCTGTTATGCCCGCGGACGCCTGACGCGCATGGAAGGAAACGCCGCATGAGCCCTGGCCGTCATATACCGGCGCTCGACGGCATCAGAGGCTTTGCTGCCCTGCTCGTCGTATTCTGCCACTTCCGCACGTTCGGCTATCCCGAACTTCTGCATCCGCGCGCCGGCGATTATGGCGTCCTGCTGTTCTTCACGCTCAGCGGCTTTCTCATGGGCCATCTCTACCTCCCCAGAACGCCCGACCGAGATGCGTTGGCATCCTACGCTGCGGCGCGCATAGCCCGCATCGTGCCGCTCTACGCCTGTGTCTCGCTGCTATCCTTCCTCATCTATCGCTTCGTCTACGCCGATTTCATCTATCCGATCGGACTGATCGAACTGGTCCGGCAGGGAACATTCACCAGTACCGTATCGGTCTTCTGGTCGATCGGGCCGGAGTTCCAATTCTACTTTCTCTTCCCGGCGATCTGGGCGGCAACCTATGCGAACCAACCGCTACGCGGCTGGCTATACTTGGCGATCGGGGTAATTATCGCGATCTGCTATGTAACAAGCCCGTGGTTGCCTGGCATTTTTGCCTTAGCAAAGATGCATATCTTCATGACCGGCATTATCTGCGCCGTCCTGGTCCGAAAGGTTCCCGAAGCGCGCATGGTACGGTTATTCGCGCCGCTACTCCTATTCACCGGCTTGTTCTTCTGGATGCTTATTGCCCCCCCCCTTTCGGCACGGGCGTGGATATTCCCACCGGTGACGGACGATCCCAAGCATATTATCTATTATGCCGATCCATTGAAGATTGCGGCCTGCGCGCTGGTGATCATAGGCGCGACCATTCGTCACCCGCTGAACAATATCCTATGGGGAAACAAGCTCATGCGCCGGCTCGGTGCCTATAGCTTTTCGCTATATCTTCTCCATATGCCAGTCCTGCAGCTTGTCCGCCTGGCTGGCGCAAGGTTGCACCTAAACATGCCGGAACAGATACTCTGCGCGATCATCTTGTCTCTCGCCGTCGCCGGTCTGTCCCATGAACTGTTTGAACGCCCCGTCGGCAACTGGAGCAGGCGCAAGCTGAGCGACGTCTTTAACGGACGAAACCGGCGACAGCTCATGCCCCAAGCGGCAGAGAGCCGCTCGTCCTGATCGGTAAAAATCCCACAGGTTTCGGACGAACGCGAACTGCCCTTGTGCAGACCATTCACGACGCCGGCTTATACCGGGGTGCCGGCCTTCATAGCGAAGCTATCTGGGCAGCGGCCTCATAAATGTCTGAAGGGCGCGACAATGCGCCCCTGCCATGAGTTCCCCACCACCTGCTACAACCGTTTCATGCGAAGGCGGGAGCGTGGGACCGACTAATGGATGCCATCAGCGCCGCCCATGCCGGTGACATCCAGATGATCGACAACAGCTCGCGGTCAACTTCCTCACCATGATGCAACTCGCCTCTATCCGGCTGTACGGCGACCTTATGAAACTACGACCCAATCTGAAAACCGCCGCCGATCGCTAAACCGGCGGCGATGTGTGTCGATAAATGACCCGCGCTTACTCGCAATAGACGTTGCCGCGATCGATCTCACGGCCCAGCGCGCCGCCGACGCCTGCGCCCAGGATCGTGCTCAGCACGCCGGAATCGCCGTCACCCAGCGCATTGCCTAGGAGGCCGCCGACGGCGGCGCCGACAATCAGGCCGGTCGATCCATCATTGCGACGGCAATAATATCGCCCGTTACCACCGCGATAGATGCGCGTGTTCCGGTCGATGCGATAGCGGTCGCGCGACGAACCCGGGCGATAATGCTGGTCAGGATAATATTTGCCGCCGTGAGAGGCGGAATGGGACGGCTTGCCCGGTGCCGGCGGGCGTCCATTATTATGGGATGGCTTGCCGTGGGATGCGCCAGGGCCCGGCCCGCTATTATGGCCCGGCGGTCGGTTGCCCGGACCGTTGCCATTATTGTGCGAAGGCTTGTTCTGCCCATGGCCGGGCGGCTGGGCCGTTGCCGCAATCGGGGCCGCGATCACAGCCAAGGCCAATACCATCGCAAATTTCCTCATGCCTTTCTCCTTCCGCCGGAACATCCGGTCCGCATCGCACAGGCGCAATGCGCAACGGCCTGTCAGCGCAAGAGTTCCCCATTTTCATTGCAGGACCAAAACAAAAAAAGGGCGCTGCCATCGGCAACGCCCTTCCCTGTTTCTCGCCTGTGGTCGCGCCTCAGCTCAGCGCACCATGGCAATGCTTGTATTTCTGACCCGAACCGCAGGGGCAAAGCGCGTTGCGGCTGATGTCGAGATTGGCGAACTCGCCCGGCGCGACATTGTCCACCGGCGCGCGCGGAATGGTGGTGGTGATGCCCGCCAGCTGGCTGCCATCGATATCCGCGCTGTTATCCTCGCCCGAGAAGGGGTCGATATGGGTGGTGATGAAGTCCGGCAGCACCGGCAGGTCGAACTGCGGCTGCGGCGCTTCCATACGGAACTGCACCCGCGCGATCGAGCTGGTCACGTCCTCGCGGATATTCTCGAGCATGCGCTCGAACAGGGCGAAGGCTTCCTGCTTATATTCGTTGATCGGCGTCTTCTGCGCATAGGCGCGCAGATGCACCACCTGGCGCAGCGCGTCGAGCGTCGAGAGATGCTCCTTCCAGTGATGGTCGAGGCTCTGGAGCATGATGCTCTTCTCGATCATGTGCCAGTCGGCCGCTTCGACTTCCTGCGTCTTCTCGGCAATGGCCGCGTCGGCCAGACCGGCAAGCCGCTCCTCGATCATTTCCGGATCGACGGCGTCCTCGGCCAGCCAGGCGTCGAAATCAGGCTCCAGACCCAGCACTTCGGCGGTGCGCAGCTTCAGCCGCTCCATATCCCATTGTTCGGGATAGGTGCCCGGCGGGCAGGATGCGCCGACCAGGTCATTGACCGTTTCATGGCGCATGTCGGTGACGACATCGTCCACCGTTTCGGCGTCCATGATGTCGCTGCGCTGCTCGTAGATCACCTTGCGCTGGTCATTCATGACATCGTCATATTCGACGACCTGCTTGCGGATGTCGTAGTTGCGGGCCTCGACCTTGCGCTGGGCGGTCTCGATCGCCTTGCTCAGCCACTTGGACGGGGGCAGTGCCTCGCCATCCTCCAGGTTGGAACGGATCATCTTGGCGAACATCGTGTCCGGGCCGAAGATGCGCATCAGGTCATCGTCGAGGCTGAGGTAGAAGCGCGACAGGCCGGGGTCTCCCTGACGGCCCGAACGGCCACGCAGCTGATTGTCGATACGGCGGCTTTCGTGCCGCTCGGTCGCCAGAACGAACAGGCCGCCGGCGGCCAGCACTTCCTGCTTCTCCGCCTCGATCTCGACCTCGATGCGGGCGACCGCTGCGTCGCGCTCCGGGCCTTCCGGCATATCACGCAGCTCGTCCTCGACGCGCATCTCCAGATTGCCGCCCAGCTTGATGTCGGTGCCGCGGCCAGCCATGTTGGTGGCGATCGTCACTGCGCCCTTGCGGCCTGCCTGGGCCACGATATGGGCTTCGCTCTCGTGGAAGCGCGCGTTCAGGACCGCATGCTTGACGCCTTCCTGATTGAGGAATTCCGACAGCATTTCCGACTTTTCGATCGACACGGTGCCGACCAGCACCGGCTGACCCTTTTCGGCATGTTCCTTGATGGTGCGCGCGATGCCCCGGAACTTGTCTTCCAGATTCTTGTAGAACGTGTCTTCTTCGTCGACGCGCTGCACCGGCCGATTGGTCGGGATGGTGACGACGTTCATTTTGTAGATTTCGTAGAATTCGGTCGCCTCGGTCGATGCGGTGCCGGTCATGCCCGAAATCTTGGGGTACATGCGGAAATAATTCTGGAAGGTGATCGACGCCAGCGTCTGGTTTTCCGGCTCGATCTGGACGCCTTCCTTGGCTTCCACCGCCTGGTGCAGACCGTCCGACCAGCGGCGGCCATCCATCATGCGGCCGGTGAATTCGTCAATGATGACGACCTTGCCGTCCTTGACGATATAATCGATGTCGCGGCGGAACATCACCACCGCGCGCAGCGCCTGGTTGACGTGATGGACGACCTGCGTGTTCTCGAAATCGTAGAGATTATTGCCCTGGAGCAGGCCGGCGGCCTCCAGCAGGCGCTCGATCTTCTCGGTGCCGTCTTCGGTCAGCGTAATCGTGCGCTGCTTCTCGTCCTTCTCATAATCCTCCTCGACCAGCTGCTTCACGATCGCGTCGACCGCGACATACAGCTCCGACTTGTCGTCGGTCGGACCGGAAATGATCAGCGGCGTGCGCGCTTCGTCGATCAGGATCGAATCGACTTCGTCGACGATCGCATGGTTGAACGGGCGCTGGACCA encodes:
- the secA gene encoding preprotein translocase subunit SecA, which encodes MFGALAKSIFGSSNERYVKSLGKVIDQIAAFEPTIQAMSDDELVNQTARFRERLANGETLDGLLPEAFATVREASVRVLGMRHFDVQMIGGIVLHRGEIAEMRTGEGKTLVATLATYLNALEGKGVHVVTVNDYLASRDCEWMGQVYRFLGLTTGVIVPNLSEDQRREAYNADITYATNNELGFDYLRDNMKFDRGAMVQRPFNHAIVDEVDSILIDEARTPLIISGPTDDKSELYVAVDAIVKQLVEEDYEKDEKQRTITLTEDGTEKIERLLEAAGLLQGNNLYDFENTQVVHHVNQALRAVVMFRRDIDYIVKDGKVVIIDEFTGRMMDGRRWSDGLHQAVEAKEGVQIEPENQTLASITFQNYFRMYPKISGMTGTASTEATEFYEIYKMNVVTIPTNRPVQRVDEEDTFYKNLEDKFRGIARTIKEHAEKGQPVLVGTVSIEKSEMLSEFLNQEGVKHAVLNARFHESEAHIVAQAGRKGAVTIATNMAGRGTDIKLGGNLEMRVEDELRDMPEGPERDAAVARIEVEIEAEKQEVLAAGGLFVLATERHESRRIDNQLRGRSGRQGDPGLSRFYLSLDDDLMRIFGPDTMFAKMIRSNLEDGEALPPSKWLSKAIETAQRKVEARNYDIRKQVVEYDDVMNDQRKVIYEQRSDIMDAETVDDVVTDMRHETVNDLVGASCPPGTYPEQWDMERLKLRTAEVLGLEPDFDAWLAEDAVDPEMIEERLAGLADAAIAEKTQEVEAADWHMIEKSIMLQSLDHHWKEHLSTLDALRQVVHLRAYAQKTPINEYKQEAFALFERMLENIREDVTSSIARVQFRMEAPQPQFDLPVLPDFITTHIDPFSGEDNSADIDGSQLAGITTTIPRAPVDNVAPGEFANLDISRNALCPCGSGQKYKHCHGALS